The following proteins are co-located in the Bordetella bronchialis genome:
- a CDS encoding pyridoxal-phosphate-dependent aminotransferase family protein, giving the protein MLRLDFHPAGRHFLQIPGPSPVPDRLLRAMSYPTIDHRGPEFGALGLEVLQGIKKIFKTQHPVIIYPASGTGAWEAALSNTMSPGDRVLMFETGHFASLWKKMADGLGLQTEFLGLPGTEGWRRGVQPRMIEDRLRADTGHQIKAVCVVHNETSTGVTSDIAAVRRAIDAAGHPALLMVDTISGLACADYRHDEWGVDVSISGSQKGLMLPPGISFNAVSPKAIARSEQGGLPRSFWRWSEILESNKTGYWPYTPSTNLLYALRESLEMILAEGLDAVFARHQRLAHACRAAVQAWGLEIQCVEPERYSPVLTGVMMPDGVDADAVRQLIYERFDMSLGTGLGKIKGRMFRIGHLGDCNDLTLMATLAGCEMGLKLSGVALAGSGVQAAMDILQDKARERRAKAA; this is encoded by the coding sequence ATGCTGCGACTCGACTTCCACCCCGCCGGCCGCCATTTCCTGCAGATCCCCGGTCCCAGCCCCGTGCCGGACCGCCTGCTGCGGGCCATGAGCTATCCCACCATCGATCATCGCGGGCCGGAGTTCGGCGCGCTGGGCCTGGAAGTCCTGCAAGGCATCAAGAAAATCTTCAAGACCCAGCATCCCGTGATCATCTACCCGGCTTCCGGCACGGGCGCATGGGAAGCCGCGCTGTCCAATACCATGAGCCCCGGCGATCGCGTCCTGATGTTCGAGACCGGCCATTTCGCCAGCCTGTGGAAGAAGATGGCCGACGGCCTGGGCCTGCAGACGGAATTCCTGGGCCTGCCCGGCACCGAAGGCTGGCGCCGCGGTGTGCAGCCGCGGATGATCGAGGATCGCCTGCGCGCGGATACCGGCCACCAGATCAAGGCCGTCTGCGTCGTGCATAACGAAACCTCCACCGGCGTCACCTCGGACATCGCCGCCGTGCGCCGCGCCATCGATGCCGCCGGCCACCCCGCCCTGCTGATGGTCGATACGATTTCCGGCCTGGCCTGCGCCGACTATCGCCACGACGAATGGGGCGTGGACGTCTCGATATCGGGCTCGCAGAAGGGACTGATGCTGCCCCCGGGCATCAGTTTCAACGCGGTGTCGCCCAAGGCCATCGCGCGCAGCGAGCAAGGCGGCCTGCCGCGCAGCTTCTGGCGCTGGTCGGAGATCCTGGAAAGCAACAAGACGGGCTATTGGCCCTATACCCCCAGCACCAATCTGCTGTACGCCCTGCGCGAATCGCTGGAGATGATCCTGGCCGAGGGCCTGGACGCGGTCTTCGCGCGCCACCAGCGGCTGGCGCATGCCTGCCGGGCGGCGGTCCAGGCCTGGGGCCTGGAGATCCAGTGCGTGGAGCCCGAACGCTATTCGCCGGTGCTGACCGGCGTCATGATGCCCGACGGCGTGGACGCCGACGCGGTGCGCCAGTTGATCTACGAGCGCTTCGACATGTCGCTCGGCACCGGGCTGGGCAAGATCAAGGGCCGCATGTTCCGCATCGGCCACCTGGGCGATTGCAACGACCTGACCCTGATGGCGACCCTGGCGGGGTGCGAGATGGGCTTGAAGCTTTCCGGCGTCGCGCTGGCCGGCAGCGGCGTACAGGCGGCGATGGACATCCTGCAGGACAAGGCCCGGGAGCGCCGGGCCAAGGCGGCCTGA
- a CDS encoding Bug family tripartite tricarboxylate transporter substrate binding protein, with amino-acid sequence MQSSRVRSAIALAMAALMPAAAWAWEPTKPVEIIVPFSAGGASDQMARTIQGIVAKHNLMKQPLVVVNKAGASGAEGLMDAKASTGDPHKLLVASSALYTVPLISKLPFNWRDLSPVAMVAVDEFVLWVNAKSPYQTVDQFIAAAKAGKLKMGGTSSKREDQMITAMVEHATGARFIYVPYKGGGEAATQLSGNHIDANVNNPAESVAQWRAGEHRALCVFAEQRLSYTQKVTETQSWADIPTCKEKGLDVHYEMLRIFLLPGKVGADQVAYYADVFKKISETPEWKQYLERSALKPELLTGPALTQYLEKDETLHKDIIKSAGF; translated from the coding sequence ATGCAGTCAAGCAGAGTGCGCAGCGCGATAGCCCTGGCGATGGCGGCCTTGATGCCGGCGGCGGCGTGGGCCTGGGAGCCCACCAAGCCGGTGGAAATCATCGTGCCGTTCAGCGCCGGCGGCGCGTCCGACCAGATGGCCCGCACCATCCAGGGCATCGTCGCCAAGCACAACCTGATGAAGCAACCCCTGGTTGTCGTGAACAAGGCCGGAGCGTCCGGCGCCGAAGGCCTGATGGACGCCAAGGCGTCCACCGGCGATCCGCACAAGCTGCTGGTGGCCTCGTCGGCCTTGTACACGGTACCGCTGATCAGCAAGCTGCCGTTCAATTGGCGCGACCTCTCGCCGGTGGCGATGGTGGCGGTGGACGAGTTCGTGCTGTGGGTCAACGCCAAGTCGCCGTACCAGACGGTGGACCAGTTCATCGCCGCGGCCAAGGCCGGCAAGCTGAAGATGGGCGGCACCAGTTCCAAGCGCGAGGACCAGATGATTACCGCCATGGTGGAACACGCCACCGGCGCCAGGTTCATCTACGTGCCCTACAAGGGCGGCGGCGAGGCGGCCACGCAGCTGTCGGGCAACCATATCGATGCCAACGTCAACAACCCGGCGGAGTCCGTCGCGCAATGGCGCGCGGGCGAGCACCGCGCGCTGTGCGTCTTCGCCGAACAGCGGCTGTCCTATACGCAGAAGGTGACCGAGACGCAGAGCTGGGCCGACATCCCGACCTGCAAGGAAAAGGGCCTGGACGTCCACTACGAGATGCTGCGCATCTTCCTGCTGCCGGGCAAGGTCGGCGCCGACCAGGTCGCCTACTACGCCGACGTCTTCAAGAAAATCAGCGAGACGCCGGAATGGAAGCAATACCTGGAGCGATCGGCGCTGAAGCCCGAGCTGCTGACCGGCCCCGCCCTGACCCAGTATCTGGAGAAGGACGAAACCCTGCACAAGGACATCATCAAGTCCGCCGGCTTCTAG
- a CDS encoding serine hydrolase, which translates to MKQGILRQRGLKRLLPWMAAACIATSAQAYNLDVGGAASRQAVTPQDVERILPQFEAYAQDLLKRSGVPGIAVGILAGGKTVLARGWGVGDVREGKPVTADTVFPLASVSKALAGASVAALVGEGKLDWDAKVSSLVPDIRFQDPYVTSEMTLRDLLAQRTGYAPFYGEDLDLVFGYGRQEVFRRLRNLPPATAFRTQYAYSNWNLTLAGEVAAQSAGMHWEDLVRQKIIQPLGMQRTVASYKEYMALPDRVAPHVVEGGHARAETLASRDAQAPAGGVSSTVNDMLRWLAFEIDGGKFADKQIVAESALRETQAPQSIVSAGFPPIHYGLGLEVRNDHGRKELEHNGGFEEGINTRIAFLPDERLGIVILTNAPPMGIPEALEYKLQTLLFKDRPDVDTWPELAEKWRQALQSLLDRPGRLHGQPPAGAQTALDARRYAGRYSHPYYGDIVVSAKGGALEMRAGAAAPRPLQHWQGDTFRVPALEDAAMTFVLGSDGTSRALTLSSLDDVPDALFVRGDDKP; encoded by the coding sequence ATGAAGCAAGGAATACTGCGCCAACGGGGATTGAAGCGTCTGCTGCCGTGGATGGCGGCGGCCTGCATCGCTACTTCCGCGCAGGCCTATAACCTGGATGTCGGCGGCGCGGCGTCGCGGCAGGCGGTGACGCCCCAGGATGTGGAGCGCATCCTGCCGCAATTCGAGGCCTATGCGCAGGACCTGCTGAAGCGCAGCGGCGTGCCGGGCATCGCGGTCGGCATCCTGGCGGGCGGCAAAACGGTGCTGGCGCGCGGCTGGGGCGTGGGCGACGTGCGCGAGGGCAAGCCGGTGACGGCGGACACGGTGTTCCCCCTGGCTTCCGTCTCCAAGGCCCTGGCGGGCGCCTCGGTCGCCGCGCTGGTCGGAGAGGGCAAACTGGATTGGGATGCCAAGGTCTCCTCGCTGGTGCCCGACATCCGGTTCCAGGATCCCTACGTCACCAGCGAGATGACGCTGCGGGACCTGCTCGCGCAGCGCACGGGCTACGCGCCGTTCTATGGAGAGGACCTGGATCTGGTCTTCGGCTACGGCCGCCAGGAAGTTTTCCGGCGCTTGCGCAACCTGCCGCCGGCCACGGCCTTTCGGACCCAATACGCGTATTCGAACTGGAACCTGACGCTGGCCGGCGAGGTCGCGGCGCAGTCGGCCGGCATGCATTGGGAGGACCTGGTGCGCCAGAAGATCATCCAGCCGCTGGGCATGCAGCGTACCGTGGCCTCGTACAAGGAATACATGGCCTTGCCCGACCGCGTGGCGCCCCACGTGGTGGAGGGCGGCCATGCGCGCGCCGAAACCCTGGCGTCGCGCGATGCGCAGGCGCCGGCCGGCGGCGTGTCGTCCACGGTCAACGACATGCTGCGCTGGCTCGCCTTCGAAATCGACGGCGGCAAGTTCGCGGACAAGCAGATCGTGGCGGAGAGCGCGCTGCGCGAAACGCAGGCGCCGCAGTCCATCGTCAGCGCGGGCTTTCCGCCCATCCACTACGGACTGGGCCTGGAGGTGCGCAACGACCATGGCCGCAAAGAGCTCGAGCACAATGGCGGCTTCGAGGAAGGCATCAATACGCGCATCGCCTTCCTGCCGGACGAACGGCTAGGCATCGTCATCCTGACCAATGCGCCGCCCATGGGCATCCCCGAAGCGCTGGAGTACAAGCTGCAAACCTTGCTGTTCAAGGACCGGCCCGATGTGGATACCTGGCCCGAACTCGCGGAGAAATGGCGGCAAGCCCTGCAGTCGTTGCTGGACCGGCCGGGCCGCCTGCACGGCCAGCCGCCCGCGGGCGCGCAAACCGCCCTGGACGCCAGGCGCTACGCCGGGCGCTACTCGCATCCGTATTACGGCGATATCGTCGTCTCGGCCAAAGGCGGCGCGCTGGAGATGCGGGCGGGCGCCGCGGCGCCTCGTCCCTTGCAGCACTGGCAGGGCGATACCTTCCGCGTTCCCGCGCTGGAGGACGCCGCCATGACCTTCGTCCTGGGTTCGGACGGCACCAGCCGGGCGCTGACGCTATCGTCGCTGGACGACGTGCCCGATGCGCTGTTCGTGCGTGGCGACGACAAGCCGTGA
- a CDS encoding tripartite tricarboxylate transporter TctB family protein — MEQEQERPGSRAVVSYMAMELAVAVLLAALAATVIWSNYIIGAGWTDDGPQAGYFPMRIGIIILIATAAVAIQALRKRDRRAFVHLDELRQVGVVLVPLVVYVALIHFLGIYVASALFVAAFMRWVGKYPLWKGLPLAVAIMMVLFWVFEMKFLVPLPKGPLENLLGY; from the coding sequence ATGGAGCAAGAGCAAGAGCGGCCCGGGAGCCGCGCCGTGGTGTCGTACATGGCCATGGAGCTGGCGGTCGCCGTCCTGCTTGCCGCGCTGGCGGCGACGGTGATCTGGAGCAACTACATCATCGGCGCGGGCTGGACGGACGACGGGCCGCAGGCGGGCTATTTCCCGATGCGGATCGGCATCATCATCCTGATCGCGACCGCCGCGGTGGCGATACAGGCCCTGCGCAAGCGCGACCGGCGCGCCTTCGTGCACCTGGACGAACTGCGCCAGGTGGGCGTGGTACTGGTGCCGCTGGTCGTCTACGTCGCCCTGATCCACTTCCTGGGCATCTATGTCGCCTCCGCGCTCTTCGTCGCGGCCTTCATGCGCTGGGTGGGCAAGTACCCCTTGTGGAAGGGGCTGCCGCTGGCCGTGGCCATCATGATGGTCCTGTTCTGGGTATTCGAGATGAAGTTCCTGGTGCCGCTGCCCAAGGGGCCGCTGGAGAACCTGCTGGGCTACTAG